Genomic window (Vigna radiata var. radiata cultivar VC1973A chromosome 1, Vradiata_ver6, whole genome shotgun sequence):
gtaaaactatattttttttccagcTTGCAGTCAAATGTATCATGAGAATGCCAAAGATTGATTTGGAGGcttctttttccaaaataacaaacatatattttatctgGGATTTAGcaaattagtttttttgttctttcattGCATATCCCTGTGCTTCAGGCCACTGCCTCCTTAGGAGAATCAATAATGAAATAGAAAGATAAACTCCTGcatattttatatcattgtGTCTAAAATTTAAGTAGAAAATTAAAAGTCTCAAatctaataaagataaattaagtGATTAATGTCTGAATATAAGATGTCAGAAGTTTCACAACCaagaaaaatatagagaaaaatcAATAAACTTCAATATTTTAGATTGAAGTTGATGTTGAGAAGTAAACTTTAACTCTAACTCAACGTTGTAAAATCGATGAAGTTTCGATGAAGTTTGCAttcagttatatattataatttaatcttatttttagtcgGTGTGATAGTCAAAAGATGTAGAATTCTTGTATAGTGACTAATGGATCATTGAATAAAACTATTAAGTTAGACACTGATTTTTTCTCTGTAAATTCAAAGTTAAGAGTTTACACATTGAGTGAAGATGAGTCAGTGTCTCACTTGGTTAGATTTTTATACAAAATCAGTActaaagtttgattttttttgttgcttATAAACTTTTCTGTGATTGTTTTTAAACTAACCTTTCACGAAAAAGAACCTTCCTTTAATACAAGTTTAAATGCACCAAAATGAGGAAATAGTTGTGTCAAGCTATCCCAATAATGTTgaggttcttttatttttaccataTATATTCTTTGTCCCATGTGCAGAAGGGTGAGTGAAtggataaaataataagtagCATACCAGGCTGTCTTTCTTGAAGCAgaagagaaaatttattcagcatatgttaaaacaaaaagatgaagataaTGCATGATCATGCTTCTCAATAGAGGCATCAATATCAATGGAAAATGGGCTCATAATGTCTCTTCATTTTCCAACAACTCAGCTTGGAAACCCTTCACTGTCTTTCCATTGGTTGGCTAAAGACAAGGCATAggtaaaaaagaagaaataaaaactaactCTGCAGATAATTTATTCTGATAGCAAGTGAATAATAGTCTCATTTTCACTCTAATGTACATGCACTGTTACAGTTTGATCACCAAGATCTGcatactatattaaaaaatagattatagATAGAAAGATGTTGGGAGCATTTGATGAGTTCGAAATATTTGTATGAACCTGGCCAACCACTAGCCATGTGATGTGAATGAGTGAGGTAGTGGATGAGTTTTCTTTATATTTCCACCACCAAATATCTGCACTATGTGTATGCTATTCTGAATGTATCATTCTTTTAGGCGTACGCCACTATCTATGTGTTTTTATTGCTTCCTGACCCTCATTAACTATTCCAAGTCAAACTTCATCAATTATGCACACTAAGCATTGCTTTCTGACAGTTGACATTACTTGTTTGCCATATAATAATTTCATCTATACAAACACTGTTTCAAACGCAAAACATTCTAACATAAAACTTTTTTGGATGTCATACTTTGTACGCCAAAACAAGGAATAGTGAAGTTGTAGTGGAATTTAAAGtgcatatgtaattattttccATCATGGTTGCATAATATTCACTGTAATAGGAATGAACTTAGAGTACTTGAGTGTATTTTAAGATACAAAGTATCAGTCAACTGAATTAATGAGAGATCTTTGGACCAAGAAAGACTGGAACTATTTAGTCACATTCTTTTGCTAATCATCACTGATATGGTCTTAGCAGATTACTGAACTGTcaagttttcttttactttctcttttatGGAGGTAGAAAATGGTGCATGTGAGATGAGAGAAGAAATAGTTAATTAATCATAGGAACGAtagaaacaaatgaatatgaacagagaatttaaaattacaaaaaagaaagagcCAATAATTATATGGCCCTCTCTCCTGATAAATTATAGCAGCATCTAAGAAAAAGCGTTTCTGTGCATCCAAACACAACAGAAAAGGTCTCTTTTACCAACTAAGAAATCAATAATACAGCAGCCAGAAGCCTTTTACAAACCCAAAAAAgctaaataaatattcaaaccaAAGTGCATAAACCCCCATTCCCCACACCTTAAACACCTTCACAAAGCAAACAGCTTCATCATGAGTGAAGCTTCTACGCGCTTTTGGAGCGACTGAATCCTAACAAGAATTGACAATAAACCAACCCTCTGACGCCACAATCTACCACACTCAGCCACTACAAACTGCATGTGGGTCTATACTTTAAATACTTTAACCACACTTAACTCTCACCCCCTCTCTTTCTAATTACGTCTTCACCTCACACATTCTACCGTCACAATCTCCTTCATCCTTATTTCTCTCTGTAGAACAACAATACCACACCATCAATCTATCAaatatttctctctttctctttcgtGCATATTCACAAACACATGGCGCTCACCACCTAGTTCAACCTCAAACCCACTTACTCACCAAGAAAAAACCGCGACCCATTTCACCAAACTCAATCTCCTCCAACCCCGTCAACCCAAAATCTAAATTTTCCATGGCCCTCGAAACCTGGCTCATCAAGGTCAAAACGGCGCTGTCGCACAGCCTCACGAAGAAACCGTCGTTTTCCTCGTCGAAGCCAAAGCACGTCGCCGTTTTGTCCTTCGAGATCGCGAACGTGATGTCGAAGCTCCTCCACCTCTGGCAGTCCCTCTCCGACGCCAACGTCATTCGCCTCCGCAACGACGCCATCGCGCTCGAAGGCGTGCGCAAGCTCATCTCAAACGACGAGTCTTTTCTTCTAAGCCTCGCCGTGGCCGAGTTCGCCGACTCGCTCAGACTCGTTGCCAACTCGGTCTCCCGACTCAGCAACTACTGCCACGAACCTTCTCTCCGATCCTTCCACCGAATCTTCACCGAGTTCGCGAACTCAGGCCTCGACCCGCGCGCGTGGACCCTCACCACCCCGAAAGACATCGAAACCAAACACAGAAAATTGCAACATTACGTGACTCTCACGGCAACACTCCACAAAGAAATCGACGCTCTCACGCTCCTCGAAAGCGCGTTTAAAAAAGCGCTTCTCAACGCTGACAACGCCGCCACCGAACACTCCTCTCACAAAAAACTAAGCGATCTTCAGCAGAAGATTTTCTGGCAGAAGCAAGAGGTGAAGAACTTGAAGGAACGGTCGTTATGGAACAAAAACTTCGATGGGGTTGTTTTGTTGTTAGCAAGGTTTGTTTTCACCGTGTTAGCGCGGATTAAAGTTGTCTTCGGAATCGGCCATAGTAGTAGTGTTCCCTTTTTGTCACGTAGTTTGTCTTCCGTTTATCCCTCCGATCACCAAAACCCTATTTCTTCTTGCTCCTTTGTATCTGGGCCGTTGAAAAGCTCAAAACTTGACgacgaaaatgaaaatttggGAAATGGGTTTTTCGAGTCTAATTGCAAGGTGTTGAAGTTGAAGGGTGACGGTGACAGTGATACTTTGGGTGCTTCAGCTTTGGCCTTGCACTATGCAAACTTGGTAATGGTGTTGGAGAAGATGATAAAGTCACCCCAGTTGGTTGGGGTGGATGCCAGAGATGATTTGTATGGGATGTTACCAAGTAGCATAAGGTCATCTTTAAGGGCAAGATTGAGAGGGGTGGGGTTTTCTGCATGTGATGATCACGTGCTCGCCGGAGAATGGAGGGATGCATTGGGGAGGATTCTGGGGTGGCTGGCACCATTGGCACATAACATGATAAAGTGGCACAGCGAAAGAAGCTATGAGCAGCAGAACTTAGTACCAAAAACCAATGTGTTGTTGTTGCAGACTTTGTTCTTTGCAAACAAAGAGAAGACAGAAGCTGCCATCACTGAGCTGCTTGTGGGGTTGAACTATGTTTGGAGGTTTGAGAGGGAAATGACAGCTAAGGCATTGTTTGAATGTACCAAATTTAATAATGGCTTCTTAAGCTTGCACAAGCCCAGCTAAGGAGACATATCAtcagtttcttctttcttcttttctttctctcttccttttcatGATCAAGGTTTTAAAAGATTTCTCACAGCATCAAAAGGTCATGAtgaaactataatttaaaaccTTGATCATGAACTTTCTCATGAGGGTTCTAATTTTGCCTCTATGAATGGTTGATTTTAGGTAGTTAATTGTGGTAAGTTCAGATCCTTGAGGTTTGGTAATTTCTTTCTAACCCGGATCTGTATATGTATgtaaatgatatattaattttgagtGAAATCTCCAAGAAATGCAAGGCCTTTCATGATTCATACATACTCTCATAATCATGTGGAAATATTCCTGTGTATTGTTTTTCtgcataattaattttatcatcaaCTGCTACTTAGTGGGGTTTAATCAGATTTATTAATGTTGAATTTTGTGGCTGTTTCAGTAGCAACACACTCAGCTCAATGGGGTTCATGTGATGACCaataaattatt
Coding sequences:
- the LOC106757366 gene encoding uncharacterized protein LOC106757366; this translates as MALETWLIKVKTALSHSLTKKPSFSSSKPKHVAVLSFEIANVMSKLLHLWQSLSDANVIRLRNDAIALEGVRKLISNDESFLLSLAVAEFADSLRLVANSVSRLSNYCHEPSLRSFHRIFTEFANSGLDPRAWTLTTPKDIETKHRKLQHYVTLTATLHKEIDALTLLESAFKKALLNADNAATEHSSHKKLSDLQQKIFWQKQEVKNLKERSLWNKNFDGVVLLLARFVFTVLARIKVVFGIGHSSSVPFLSRSLSSVYPSDHQNPISSCSFVSGPLKSSKLDDENENLGNGFFESNCKVLKLKGDGDSDTLGASALALHYANLVMVLEKMIKSPQLVGVDARDDLYGMLPSSIRSSLRARLRGVGFSACDDHVLAGEWRDALGRILGWLAPLAHNMIKWHSERSYEQQNLVPKTNVLLLQTLFFANKEKTEAAITELLVGLNYVWRFEREMTAKALFECTKFNNGFLSLHKPS